In Rhodococcus pseudokoreensis, the DNA window GCACCCAGTTTCGTGCGCCGAGAAGCCCGTCGCAACGCGGCCTCGATGGTGACTCGACCGAGCGCACCGCTGGTGACGGCGATGACCGGCAGATCGGGAAGAAGTGCGAAGGGCAGAGGATCGGGCAAGGCGTCGGCGGTCTCCTGTCGGAGCGCGACACACAGTTCGTCCGTTTGCAATTGGTGGGACTCGAGGCGGAACGCGGTCCTCTCGGCGGTGTCGGCGGCGTCGAGGTAGCCGAAACCCAGTTCGACGCTACCGTCGCGGACTGCGCGCGCGACATCCGCCTCGGATTCGAACTCGCTGAGGCGGACGCTCACGGTGGGGTAGGCGAGCCGGAGTTCGCCGATCAGATGGGGAAGCGGCGACTCGGAGGGGCCCGCGGTGGCGCCGAGGTCCACGTGTCCGCCGTGAAGCCCGGAGAGTTCGGCGACGGAGGCTTGCGCGGTGGCCACATCCCTGAGGAGTTGCCGGGCCGGATCCACCAGCGCAGCGCCGACGGGTGTAGGGACCAACCCGCGGCCGACCCGGTGGAAAAGGGGCGTGCCCATTTCACGTTCGAGGACGCGGATGGACTGGGACAGTGACGGCTGCGCGAGGTGGAGGGCGGCGGCGGCGCGGACGACACCACCGTGCTCGACCACGGCGAGGAAGTGCTCGGCCTGCCGGAACTCCATGCCCACCTCGTCACTGCCGTGGCCCCCGGGACGGTCGACCGCTCCGGACGCGAAGCGCGTGTGCTTCTCGCGTGCACCAGCCTATCGTCCGGATTCATTGGCTACTCTCGGGCAGTGGACTCACGTCAGCTTCGGTATTTCCTCGCAGTGGTCGAGCACGGCAGCGTCACCAGGGCGGCTGAGGTTCTCTTCGTCGCCCAGCCGGCCTTGTCGCAGTCGCTGCGGGGTCTGGAGAGCGAGCTGGGTGTCGAACTGTTCCGACGTGTGCCGCGCGGAATGGAGTTGACCGACGCCGGTGTGGCGCTTCTGGGGCCGGCCCGGCAGGTCATGCAGTCGTCGCAGCACGCGGACAATGTCGTGCGGGGGATCGCCACGTTGGAACAGGGCTGGCTCGACGTGGCGAGCCCGCCGGACCTCGCGGTCGAACCGCTCGTCTCACTCGTGGCGCGCTTTCGGGCGCGTTATCCCGGAGTGTGGGTGAACCTGATCGATCCGGGGCCGAACGCCGACGTCGAGAGCCTCCTGAGGAACGCCCGATGCGAGGTAGGTGTCGACTACCTCCCCGCTGACGACGACAAGCTGTCGACGTATGGCCTCGGCCGGCGCCGTCTCCTGCTGGGTCTGCCTCCAGAGGCTTCCCGCACCCAGTCCGTGAACTTCCCGATCGATGGTCTCGCCGATCTGCCGTTGGTGGCGGGTCCGAGGGGGACCGCTGTCCGTGACGAGGTCGAACGCGTCTGTGCCGAGAGAGGATTCACGCCACGGGTGGTAGTGGAGGTCGAGCACGAGCACAACGTGTATCTCCTTGTTGCGGCCGGTGCCGGTGCCGCCTTCCTCACGGAGCCGGAAGCCCGGCGCTCCGAGCGGCGCGGGGTGCGGGTGGTGCGAACGGAGCCGGAGCTTGGCCATGACTTCGGTCTCGTCTTCCGCTCGGGTCCGCTGTCACCGGCTGCCCGTGCTTTCGTCACGCTCGCGACGGCTGCGAGGACCGACGTGATCCGCGAACCGCCTCCCGACGAGCGTGACCGATGAATCCGTTGCCGATGTCCGCGAACGTCGGATTCGTGGCAATCCTGGCCAGTCGAGCACCCTCGGTCGGGAGGTTCAACCGATTCCGAGTGGGGTGCCCGGCCCGTCCTCACGGGCCGGGCTTCTCGTGAATTTCGCCCTCCGCCTCCGGTGGCCGTCGCGCGCACGCGCGGCGGCCACGGCTCCGACGAGAGCCAGAACCGCGAGCAGGCCGAATGCGGCATGAAAGCCTTGACGAAGGTCTCCGAAGGCTGCCGGGTCGAGCGAATCGGCGTGGCCGCCGAAGATCGCGGACCTGTCGCCACCCGTGAGGGGTGCCGTCACCACCGCCAGACACAGTGAGGTTCCGACCGTGTTGCCGAGCATCTGGACGAGAGATCGGATGCCGCTGACCGAACCGAGCGCGGCCTGATCACAGCGGCGCAGGATGGTCGCGCCGTTGGCAACGACAAGGATTCCGGCGCCTGCTCCCGTAATCAGCCCACCGCACCCCGCGAACAGCGCATACGGGTGAGCCGTGACGGACAGCAGGACGATCAGGATTCCGAGACCGGTCATGAGAGAGCCGACGATTCCGAGCAGGTAGGCGCCGAATCGACGCTCGAGCAGGCGGTAGCTCAGCGAGGCGAGCATTGTGCCGATCGAGACCGGCACGACCGCGAGGCCGCCGATCGCGGCACCGGAGGAGTGCACGGTCTGAAACATCAGTGCGATGAGCAGGACAAGGGGGAACCGCGCCGCGCAGTTCAGGAAGCTCGATGCATTCGCCCAGCGAAATATCCGCTCGGCGAACAACGAGAGGTCTACCAGCGGAGACTCCGCTCGCCGTTCCCACCAGACGAAGGCAACGGCGCTGCTCGCGGAGGCGCTGAACAGTCCGACGATTCGCAGATCCGTCCAGCCCGTTCCGCTCCCGAGGCTCAGCGCCGTGATGGCGGTGGTGATGGCGCCGATGCTCAGTCCGGCGCCGAGCAGGTCGAGCCGCTGTCCGGAAGATTTCGGCGCATCGCGTGGGAGCACGAAGAAACCGGTGGCCACGGTGCAAACGGCGACCGCGACATTCGGCCACAGGACCCAGTGCCATCCCAGCTGCGCCGCGATGACGCCACCGATGACGGGTCCGAGGAACTGAGCGAGCGAATTGACCGCGAAGTACACCCCCATTGCCCCGCCGAGTTGTTTCGGCGGATATGCGGAGGCGATGAGAGCGGCGCCGGTGGCGAACATCATCGCGGCGCCCGCGCCCTGAAAACCGCGTCCCACGATCAGTATTCCGGCCGTCGGCGCCGCGGCCGACACCGCACTCGACAGTGCGAACAGGCCCACTCCCGACAGGAAGAGACGCCGGCGGCCGACCAGATCGCCGATCCGGCCGAACACCACCAGCAACGAGCACATCGTCACCAGGTAGGCCAGCAGGATCCAACTGGTCGCCACCGCACTCGGCCGGAGGTCGCCGGCGATCACCGGCAGCACGACGTTCAGAGCGCTCTGGTTGAAACCGCCGAGGAACGCCGTGAACGATGCGATCAGGAGTACCCAGGCAGGTCTCCGTGGGGACGCGTGATCCGGCGTGGTCCGCGCGTCGACATCGAGACCACCGGTCACGATCGTCCGCATCCGGTCGAGAGGCTTTCCCTGCTCGAGGCAGGGGCCGTCACGAGACGTTCAGCCCGAGTTCGGCGAGCACTTCCTCGGTGTGCTCGCCGAGACGTGGTGCTCCGAGGCGGGTCGGTTGCCAAGGCTCCGTCCCGATTCGGACGTGCGGTGCGGGTTCACGCACGATCCCCAGGCCCGGTCGCTCGACCTCACGGATGACGTCGTTGGCCTGCACCTGGGGATCGGTCAGCATCTCCTCGACGGTGTTGAGCGGCCCGCAGGGAATGTCGGCGTCCGAAAACAGTGTCAGCACCTGGTCGCGAGTCGAATCCTGGAACATCGCGGTCAGCTGATCGTTGATCGTTGTGCGTGCTTCGCGGCGATCGTCCAGTCCGGGGAACTTCTCGATCCACTCCGGCTGCCCGATCGTCCGACAGAGCTGTGCCCATTGCGAGTTGGTGGTGGCCGTGCAAATCAGCCACTTGCCGTCACCGGCGCGCAGGATCTGCGCCACCCGAGTGTTTCGTTCGACCTTACCCGCGGGGGGCGGTGCGTCGACGAATGTGTCGGCCTGCATCATGTCCGGCCAGAGAAAGGAGATCGCGGTGTCCAGCATGGTGACTTCGACGTGGTCGCCCCGGCCGGTGCGGCCACGCTGGACGAGGGCCGCGAGGATGCCCTGTGCCAGCGACATCGATGTCAGCTTGTCGGGGAGAAGGTTCGTCACCAGCTGGGGAGTGTCTTCGTCCTGCGTGGAGGCCATCGACGACACACCCTGAATGATCGGGTCGTACACGCGTTGTCCGGCATAGGGGCCCGCCGACCCGAAGCCCCGCACCGATGCTGTGATCAGCGCCGGATGCCGGGCACGAAGCTCGTCGAATCCGAGGCCCAGCCGTTCGGCGACACCTGGACGCCAATTTTCCATCACCACATCGGCCTTCGCGATCAAAGCGTGAACGGCCCGGATACCCTCGTCCGATTTCAGGTCGAGCACGATTCCGCGTTTGCCGCGATTGGCGTTGTAGTACATCGCAGACATGCCACAGTGCATCGGATGATTTCCACGAAGCTGGTCGCCGTCGCGACTCTCGACCTTGATCACGTCCGCTCCGAGTTCGGCGAGCAGAGTGGCCGCGTAGGGGACGGACAGTACCCCGCCGAGATCGAGCACGTTGATTCCGTCGAGCGGCCCCATTGTTCCTCCTGTGAATCGTCCGTGACGCGCGTGTGGCACGTACATTCACACTCGGTGATCGCGGGGCATGCGTCCAAGACCAAATGCCTCCCCGAGTGATCGGCCGGACTGATGGGTCGCGTTGGGATGCAGCAGTGATTGCCGAGCCGGTACTCACGGCCGAGCGTCTGGACCGCGTCACGGTCCGGGCGTCAGGGCCGAGATCAGTTGGCGTGGGGACTGCCCGAACCAGCGTTGACAGGCGCGGGTGTAACTACTCTGTTCGGTGTAGCCCAGCATGCGTGCGATCTGGGCTACCTGGAGCCCGGTGGCGGACAGGCGTTGTGCGGAGGTGCGTCGGATGTCGTCGAGGATGGCCTCGAATGTGGTGTCCGATTCGGCGAGGCGGCGTTGGAGCACCCTGGGATGGAGCGACATCTCCCGGGCGACGTGGACGAGGCTCGCCTGGTTGAGCGGCAGGAGCCGCTGGATCAGGTCGTGCACGTGGTCGGCGACGGCGAGATCGGGACGTATCGGTGCCAGGTATTTCTCGGCGAGAGCGCGGGCCGCGGAGTCCGAACCGTGAATTCGCTGGTTCAGTGCACTATTGGGCAATGTCAGGCAGTTCTGCGTGCCCTCGAACTCGATCGGGCAACCGAACAACTTCTCGTAGGCTTCCGGCTCTGCGGATCGTGCGTGCTGCACGGTGACCCGGAGTGGTACGAAGTCCGGGGCGACGAGCAGCCGGAGTGCCCCGAGTCCGATACCGAGACTGAGTTCGACCATCAGGTCCCGGTGCGGTAGCTGGCGAAGCAACACGGTGAAGGTGAACTCCGAGGCCGCCGCATCCCGCCGCAGTTCGGTGGCAATGGAGGGGCTGTAGGTGTGCAGATAGCGGGACACACCGTCGAGCGCGTCGGCCACCGTGTCGGCGTGGCGGGCGATGACCGCGATGGGGCCGAGGATGTCGATGCTCTGACGGCGCGCCAGCTGCAACCCGAAGTCGGGGTGGCCCAGTTCTTTCGCTGCGCCGCCGATGACGGTGGCGACCGCGGTATAGGTGAGGAAGCGTTCGTGGTCGCCGGCGACGACAGGGTCGACCCCGTGCGCGAGCAGCACCGCGTCGGGGTCGCCGCCCAAGTCGGTGACAAGATCCCCGAAGTTCGCCAGCGCCGATGCTCGGATGAGGTCGACCATAGTCGTCAATTGTCAAAAAGTAGCCGCGCCCAGTCAAGTGCACGGCTGCTTTTCGACGGCGCGGGGGTGACTTCAGGCGGGTATCAGGCCCTCCTCTCGGGCCCAGGCCTCGACCCGCGTCATTCCCTCGTCGAACGACACCAGCGGTTCGTAGCCGAGGACCGTGCGGGCCTTGTCGATGGAGTAGGCGCCGGGCCGGTTGAGCATCAGCATGGTTCCCGGGCTCAGCTCGCTGGGCCGGCCCAGCCGCCGCTGGATCGCACCGACGGTGCTCGCAAGGGCGATGGCGAGTCCGGCAGGCAGGGTGCGGACAGGACCGCCGGTCATCCGGGCCAGCCGGCCGAAGTATTGCGCGCAGCTCATGCCGTCGCCGTCGGTGATGTTGAAGATCTGCCCGGCAGCGGCGTCGGAGGCGATCGCCAGCAGTATGCCGTCGACGAGGTTGTCGATGTAGACCGGTGTGAACGTTCCCTTTCCGCCGTTCGGCAGGATCAGCTGCCGGGCGGCGAGCATCTGCAGGATGAGGATCACCCAGGGGCGAGACTCCGGCCCGTACACATCCCCGGGCCGGATGACGGTGCAGTCGATTTCGCCGGCGGCGTGCGCGGTCAGCACGACGGCCTCGGAGTTCACTTTCGTGTCGGTGTAACTGTGCCCGTTGACGTGAACCGGGTACTTCTCGTCCACCCCGTCCGGGTAGGCGAAGCCGTACGCGGCGATCGACGACAGGTGGACGAATCGGCGCACGCCGGCACCGATGGCGGCGTCGAGCACCCGCCGCGTTCCCAGCACGTTGACCGTCCACGCATCCTCGAGGGAGGCCACATTCGACACGAGCGCCGCGGTATGGATCACCACGTCGACGCCGTGGAGGGCGGCGGACCAGGAGTCGGGGTCGGTGGTGTTTCCCGCGACGATCCCGTTGGCCGGGTCGGCTGTCAGGTCGACGCCGGTGACTTCGACGCCGAGTGCCCGCATCCGCCGCGCGAGGGCGGCGCCGATGAATCCGTTTGCGCCGGTGATGAAGACCTTGCCCGGCAGTGCCGGTGCGGGGCGGGGGATGGTTGCGGTCATGCCGGCAACCCCTTTCGTGTTTCGGGGTGAAACTAGTTGGCGGTGTAGCGGGCGCTGCCGCCGGTGAGGTAGTTGACCTTGCCGAGGCCCTGCGCCTCCGAGAGTTGTTCGGTCAGTGTCTTGATGGTGATGGCGTCGAGGACGGAGTGGAATTGGCCCTCCGGGGTGAAGTTGATGTTCGCGCCGTAGACGATGAACAGGACGACGGTGTCGTCGGTGTTGTCCTCGGGGGCGTAGAACTGGTGGATCGACGACCCGGGCTCGTAGAGGTAGCTGCCCGCCGTCTGCGGCTGATCGGGGTACTCGCGGTACGCCCACTTACCGGACAGGGTGTAGCCGTGCACGGCGCCGGTGTGCAGGTGCACGGGCAGTTCGGCGCCGGGGGCGAAATGCGCCAGCACCACCCAGATCCCGACCTCGGGATCGAGGAACAGCGGCTGGTAGTTGACACCGGGGGCGAGCGCGTCCTTGATGACGGGAATGTCCGCGGCGTTGAGGGTGAGCAGTTCGTCCTGGGGGAGTGAGAACACGGGTGCCTTCGTGAAGGGCTGGGCGGTCATGTCGAGTCTCCTGTTGTCGATGTGAGACCCCGAATGGGGTTCGGATGGCGGAACGTTTCCGGCGAGGGTGCGCCGGAACGGGGGTGTCGGGCGGGATGTCAGCCCAGGGTGGGGTCGATGATGATCTTGGCGTCCCTCTCCGGGTCGGCCAGATCTGCGTACGCCTGCCGGACCTCGCCGAGGCCGACGCTGCGCGTGATCAACGGATCGACCTGGAGCTCGCCGGCGGCGAGATATGCCAGGGTTTCGGCGAATTCGTCGACCGTGTAATAGATCGAGAAGATCAGGTCGATCTCCTTCAGCACGCCGAAGGTCGGCTGGAAGCGGTCCTCCTGCATGCACAATCCGGCGACGACGACCCGCGAGCACGCGGACGCGCCGGCCAGGATCTGCTGGATGACCCCGGGAACGCCGACGCACTCGAACACGACCGAGGGCCGCACGGACAGCTCGGGAAACAGTGCCGTCCGGCGGCCGACCCGCGCCGGGTCGGAGGTCGCCGCGACCTGGTGCCACGACTCGTACGGTGACGACTCCCGCGGGTCCACCACGACGTCGGCGCCGAGTTTCGCGGCGAGAGCGCGGCGGGCCGGGGAGAAGTCTGCAGCGACGATCGGCCCGGCGCCGCGCATCTTCAGCACCGCGATCGTCGCGAGGCCGATCGGACCGCAGCCGATCACCAGGGGGACGTCGTCGGCGCCGACCGCGCCGCGATTGACCGCGTGCAGCGCCACGGCGAGGGGCTCGGTCAACGACGCCGTGGCGGTGTCGAGGGCGTCGGGCACCGGCATCAGCAGTGCCTCGGACAGCACCATGTACTCGGCATAGCCGCCCGGGGTGTCGATTCCACCGAAGCCGAGCTGGGTGGGGACTTCGCGGAGCAGTAGAGGTGGAGACACCACCCGGGTGCCGGGCGCCAGGATCCCCTGGGTGCCCGGTCCGTGCGCGACGATCTCGGCGCAGAACTCGTGCCCGAGGACGACCGGTCTGCTGACATCCAGCAGATCACTGCCGGTGACAGCCTTCACGCCGGCCACGAACTCCGGTCCATGACTGACGCAGTGCAGATCCGATCCACAGATTCCGTTGGCCAGCGTCTTGACCAGAACCTCCCCGGAGTGGGGCTCCGGTATCGGGATGTCGGTGACGTCGAGATCGCTGTCCTGCATGACAACTGCGCGCATGGGCTCATCCGTTCCTGGTGCGCCGCTCGAAGGGCGGCTCGTCGAGATACCCCAAACGGTATGTGGCGCAGCTCTCAGAAGTCTTGCCATGTGACGACGCCTTTTTGTCATTTGACGACTGCGAACTTCGGTCCCCGGGAGGGTCTCGTCAACAGCGGGGCGAAGTGACTCTTGACACTTTGCCCCAAATGATCGAATGTGAATCTGCAATAACTACATCGAGCTACACGATCGCGGCCGTCCCGACCCGAAAGTGCGCAAGATCGCCTATATATCTGGGATTACCATGTATCCACGCCGCCGGCGCAAGAATTTCGGGCAACCAAAGACTGCAGTCTTGCGCGGTCGGAGCGGTCCTGGACGCGTTCCCCGAGTGCGGTCGGATGCAGGGCTCCCGCGCACCGACGCCGGTGCAGTCACGCCCTTCGTGCTCGGCTCGACTCCTGTCTCAACCCGTAAGCATGCTCGTCAATTTTCCGAAAGGGATTTACGGTGACAACACGCGAGAACACTTCTCGACACCCATTGCCGACACATTCGAGCACTTCCGATCGTCCGATGCGGGCTTGGGGTTTCACCTCCCTGCTCGTGTTGCTGACGGTGGTCAACTGGAGCGACAAGGCTGTTCTCGGGATCATCGCGCAGCCGCTCGCCAAGGAGTTGAACCTGGCGGCGGCGCAGATCGGTCTCGTCGGCAGCCTGTTCTTCTTCACCTTCACCATCGGCGGCTTCTTCTCCGGCGCGGTGAACACGCTGCTGTCGCTGCGGTGGGCCCTTGCCGTGCTGGCGTTGGCCTGGTCGGCGGCGATGCTGCCGATGGTGTTCACTGCCAGTTTCACGGTGCTGCTGGCCAGCCGACTTCTACTGGGACTGTCGGAAGGACCGAGCGGCCCGCTGACGCACACCGCGACCTTCTCGTGGCATCCACCCGCGAAGCGGGCCTTGCCGGGTGCTCTGCTCGCCGGTTCCGCCTCGCTGGCGAAGATCGTCGTCGCGCCGGCATTGGCTTTCGTCACCGTGTCCTGGGGCTGGCGGGCCGCGTTGGTCTGCCTCGCCGTCCTCGGAGTGCTGTGGTGCGTGCTGTGGTTGTCGACGTGGTCCGAGGGGCCCCACATCCGAAGCGGGAATGGGCATGCCGGCACCGAGTCCGGCACCGCTGCAGACGAGCCCGCGGTGCCGTGGATCCGCATCTTCCGGACCCCGACCTTCCTCAGTTGCGTGCTGCTGATCATGGCCATCTACGCGTTGGTCGCGATCGTTCTGACGTGGCTCCCGTCGTATTTCGAGGTAGCACTGGGCTACAGCAGGTTGCAGGCCGGGTCGATGTTCGCGTTCCCCAGCATCGCGGGTCTGACCCTCATGCTGGTGCTGGGCGCAACCGGTGACCGGCTGACCTCCCGCGGCGCGACGTCCCGAACGGTGCGGATCATCATTCCCGTGGCCGGCGTGATGATCAGCGCGGCGATTCTGGTGACACTGCCCTACGTCGGTGTGCCCGCACTCGCCGTTCTCATCGTGTCGGTCGGCTACGGCTTCCTCGCCTCGGGTTACCCGCTGATCATCGCGACCATCACGGAGTTGTGCCCGCCGCGCCAGACGGCGGGCACCCTCGGGGTGTTCATGGCGATGATGGGGATCGGCGGACTGGTGGGGCCTTACATCACCGGACTGATCGTCGACGCGGCGGACAGCCCGGCAGCGGGATACGCGACCGCGTTCCAGGTCTTCGGAGTGGTCGCGCTGGTCTTCGCGCTCGGCGCTCTCGTCTTCGCGAACCCGGAACGGGACAAGCGCGCCGTGCGGGGGTTGACAAGCGCGCACAACCGAGGCAATGTGAATAATCAGTAACCGAAGACATCGAATTGATCCGCATCCCTATCTTGGGCATAACACCAGTAAGAAGCCGGTTTATGGCCGAACGGATCAAGCGTGAGTCGGAATATTCAGACAGACTTCTTGGAAGGCATCACGATGGGAACACTCAGCGGCAAGACCGCCCTCGTATCGGGTTCGGGACGCGGCATCGGACGTGAGATCGCCCTGAAGCTGGCCCGCGAGGGCGCGGCGGTGGTGGTCAACGACCTCGATCCGGAACCGGCCGCGCAGACGGTGGACGAGATCGCCGCGGCCGGCGGCCGTGCCGTTGCCTGCACCGGATCGGTGTCCGACGACGGGTTCGCCGAGCGATTCGTCGAGACCGCGGTCGACACGTTCGGCGGTCTCGACATCATCGTCAACAACGCCGGCTACACGTGGGACTCGGTGATCCAGAAGATGACCGACGAACAGTGGGACACCATCCTGGACGTCAACCTGAAGGCGCCGTTCCGGATCCTGCGGGCGGCACAGCCGTTCATCAAGTCCGCGCCCACCGACTATCACCGCAAGGTCGTCAACATCTCCTCGGTGTCCGGGTTCTACGGCAATGCGGGCCAAGCGAATTACGGCGCGGCAAAGGCCGGCCTGCTCGGGCTCACCAAGACCCTCGCCAAGGAGTGGGGCCGCTACAAGGTCAACGTGAACGCGGTGGCCTTCGGTCTCATCCTCACCCGGATGACCGAGGTCGCCGCCGACACCGACACCACCCTGAACATCGACGGCCGCGATATCCGCGTCGGTATCAACGCCGATCGAATGGCGATGTCGTCGAGGATGATCCCGTTCGGGCGCGGCGGCACCCCGACCGAAGCTGCCGGGGCGGTCTACCTGCTGTGCACCCCCGAATCCGACTACGTCAACAGCCAGTGCCTCGTGGTCGACGCCGGCCGCGTCTGATCCCGCACCGAACCAACAGCCCAACCCGTCAGGAGAGACGATGAAGCGCACCGTTTACACCGAAGAGCACGAAGCATTCCGCGACACCATCCGCACCTTCATCGCCAAGGAGGTGTCGCCGTACTACCCCGACTGGGAGAAGGCGAACCAGGCTCCGCGTGAACTGTTCCACAAACTCGGAGCGTTGGGCGCCATGAGCTTCGACATTCCCGAGGAGTACGGCGGGCCCGGGCCCACGAGTTTCAAATTCCAGGCCGTCATGCAGGAGGAGACCGCCCGCGCCGCAGTCACTCTCGGGCATTTCACCGTGAGTACCGGCATCGTGCTGCCCTACCTGCTGCGCCTGGCGAACGAGGAGCAGAAGAAGCGCTGGCTTCCCGGTGTCGCCACCGGCGAGACGGTGCTGTGCATCGCGATGACCGAACCGGGCACCGGTTCGGACCTGGCAGGCATCCGCACCACCGCCCGGCTGTCCGAGGACGGCACCCATTACGTCCTGAACGGCGCCAAGACGTTCATCACCGGAATCCGCAATTCCGAACTGTGCGTCGTCGCGGCCCGCACCTCCGCACCCAACGACGACCGCCGGTTCGGCCTGAGCCTGCTCGTCGTACCGACGGACAGCCCCGGCTTCGAATTCGGACGCAAGCTCGACAAGATCGGCATGAAGGCCAGCGACACCAACGAGATCTCCTTCACCGACGTGTTGGTGCCCGTGGAAAACCTTCTCGGCAAGCAGGATCAGGGTTTCTCCTATCTGGGTCAGAACTTGCCCCGCGAGCGGCTGTCGATCGGCGTCGGCGCCGTCTCCACCGCGACGGCGGCGATCGACTTCGCACGCGAATACGTGCGGGAACGGCAAGTGTTCGGCAAGCCGGTCGCACATTTTCAGAACACCAAGTTCGTGCTCGCCGAGTGCGCCGCCGAGGTCGCCGCCGGGCAGGCACTGGTGGACCGGGGACTCGATCTCGACGAGGCCGGTGCACTCACCCCGGCGGATGCTGCCCGCATCAAGCTGTTCTGCACCGAAATGAGTGGGCGTGTGATCGACAAGTGCCTGCAGTTGCACGGCGGTTACGGCTACATGCTCGAATACCCGATCGCCCGCCTGTACGCCGATGCGCGGGTCAACCGCATCTTCGGCGGTACCAGCGAGGTCATGAAGACCATCATCGCCAAGGACCTGGGTCTGTAGACCCCGAACCATGCTCCCCGCAGGAGGATTCATGCGTGATGCAGTGATCGTCGACGCGGTGCGCACACCGGTCGGCAAGCGCGACGGGGCCCTGTCACGGATGCACGCGGTGGCGGTGTCCGCGCACGTGCTCGGCGCCCTCACCGAACGCACCGGACTGAAACCCGGTCTCGTCGACGACGTCATCTGGGGCTGTGTGGGAACACTCGGCATGCAGGCCGGATGCATCGCCCGCTCGGCCGTGCTGGCGGCGGGATGGCCCGAGCACGTCCCCGGAGTCACCGTCGACCGGCAATGCGGTTCCTCGCAGCAGGCCGTACACCAGGCGGCCGCCGGGGTGATCTCGGGCCAGTACGACATCGCCGTCGCGGGCGGGGTCGAAATGATGAGCGTCGTTCCCCTCGGCGCTGCCGCCCGCGCCGGTGACTACGGACCCATCTACGGACCGCAGGTTCTCGGCCGCTACAACATCGACCGCTACGACCAGGGCCGCGGCGCCCAGATGATCGCCGACGAGTACGGCATCACCCGCACCGAGATGGATCGGCACGGCCTGGATTCGCATGCCCGGGCGGCCGCCGCGACCGACGCGGGCCGGTTCACCGGCCAGATCGCTCCGATCGAGGTCGTCGACGCCGACGGCAGCACGCGGATCTTCGACACCGACGAAGGGATCCGCCGCGGAGGCACCCTCGATAAGCTCGCGACGCTGCCGTCCCCGTTCGCCGAAGACAGTGACATCACCGCGGGCAACGCGTCGCAGGTGTCCGACGGCTCGGCCGCACTGCTCGTCACCACCAGCGAGATCGCCCGCAGGCACGGGTGGCGTCCGATGGCTCGCATCCACACCGCGGTGGTCACCGGTACCGACCCGGTGACCATCCTCAAAGGCCCCATCCCGGCGACGGCCCTCGCACTGAAGAAGTCCGGGTTGACGCTCGACGAGATCGGCACCTTCGAGATCAACGAAGCGTTCGCGTCGGTGTCGCTGGCGTGGCTGCGCGAGACCGGCGCGGACTACGCCCGCATGAACCCCAACGGCGGGGCCATGGCAATCGGGCACCCGGTCGGCGGATCCGGTGCGCGGCTGATGACGACGATGGTCCACCACATGCGCGCCGAAGGCCTCCGTTACGGGTTGCAGTCGATGTGTGAAGGCGGGGGCATGGCCAACGCCACCATCCTCGAACTGCTCTG includes these proteins:
- a CDS encoding LysR family transcriptional regulator codes for the protein MEFRQAEHFLAVVEHGGVVRAAAALHLAQPSLSQSIRVLEREMGTPLFHRVGRGLVPTPVGAALVDPARQLLRDVATAQASVAELSGLHGGHVDLGATAGPSESPLPHLIGELRLAYPTVSVRLSEFESEADVARAVRDGSVELGFGYLDAADTAERTAFRLESHQLQTDELCVALRQETADALPDPLPFALLPDLPVIAVTSGALGRVTIEAALRRASRRTKLGAVTAHRQAVVPLVAAGVGMAWTTAAVVANSGEPGVVPRAMEPPVLVDLAIMHRPGVLSPAARALLEIALRWRDRQV
- a CDS encoding LysR family transcriptional regulator; the encoded protein is MLDHGEEVLGLPELHAHLVTAVAPGTVDRSGREARVLLACTSLSSGFIGYSRAVDSRQLRYFLAVVEHGSVTRAAEVLFVAQPALSQSLRGLESELGVELFRRVPRGMELTDAGVALLGPARQVMQSSQHADNVVRGIATLEQGWLDVASPPDLAVEPLVSLVARFRARYPGVWVNLIDPGPNADVESLLRNARCEVGVDYLPADDDKLSTYGLGRRRLLLGLPPEASRTQSVNFPIDGLADLPLVAGPRGTAVRDEVERVCAERGFTPRVVVEVEHEHNVYLLVAAGAGAAFLTEPEARRSERRGVRVVRTEPELGHDFGLVFRSGPLSPAARAFVTLATAARTDVIREPPPDERDR
- a CDS encoding MFS transporter; the encoded protein is MRTIVTGGLDVDARTTPDHASPRRPAWVLLIASFTAFLGGFNQSALNVVLPVIAGDLRPSAVATSWILLAYLVTMCSLLVVFGRIGDLVGRRRLFLSGVGLFALSSAVSAAAPTAGILIVGRGFQGAGAAMMFATGAALIASAYPPKQLGGAMGVYFAVNSLAQFLGPVIGGVIAAQLGWHWVLWPNVAVAVCTVATGFFVLPRDAPKSSGQRLDLLGAGLSIGAITTAITALSLGSGTGWTDLRIVGLFSASASSAVAFVWWERRAESPLVDLSLFAERIFRWANASSFLNCAARFPLVLLIALMFQTVHSSGAAIGGLAVVPVSIGTMLASLSYRLLERRFGAYLLGIVGSLMTGLGILIVLLSVTAHPYALFAGCGGLITGAGAGILVVANGATILRRCDQAALGSVSGIRSLVQMLGNTVGTSLCLAVVTAPLTGGDRSAIFGGHADSLDPAAFGDLRQGFHAAFGLLAVLALVGAVAAARARDGHRRRRAKFTRSPAREDGPGTPLGIG
- a CDS encoding CaiB/BaiF CoA transferase family protein — encoded protein: MGPLDGINVLDLGGVLSVPYAATLLAELGADVIKVESRDGDQLRGNHPMHCGMSAMYYNANRGKRGIVLDLKSDEGIRAVHALIAKADVVMENWRPGVAERLGLGFDELRARHPALITASVRGFGSAGPYAGQRVYDPIIQGVSSMASTQDEDTPQLVTNLLPDKLTSMSLAQGILAALVQRGRTGRGDHVEVTMLDTAISFLWPDMMQADTFVDAPPPAGKVERNTRVAQILRAGDGKWLICTATTNSQWAQLCRTIGQPEWIEKFPGLDDRREARTTINDQLTAMFQDSTRDQVLTLFSDADIPCGPLNTVEEMLTDPQVQANDVIREVERPGLGIVREPAPHVRIGTEPWQPTRLGAPRLGEHTEEVLAELGLNVS
- a CDS encoding AraC family transcriptional regulator, yielding MVDLIRASALANFGDLVTDLGGDPDAVLLAHGVDPVVAGDHERFLTYTAVATVIGGAAKELGHPDFGLQLARRQSIDILGPIAVIARHADTVADALDGVSRYLHTYSPSIATELRRDAAASEFTFTVLLRQLPHRDLMVELSLGIGLGALRLLVAPDFVPLRVTVQHARSAEPEAYEKLFGCPIEFEGTQNCLTLPNSALNQRIHGSDSAARALAEKYLAPIRPDLAVADHVHDLIQRLLPLNQASLVHVAREMSLHPRVLQRRLAESDTTFEAILDDIRRTSAQRLSATGLQVAQIARMLGYTEQSSYTRACQRWFGQSPRQLISALTPGP